In one Deltaproteobacteria bacterium genomic region, the following are encoded:
- a CDS encoding PAS domain S-box protein encodes MAGTNDCVSNHSDWRVRVFDSLSLPTLILGKDKVIVYANEVAVKKFGMPVGELMGKSCHQVFYNSKDPCSPNICPLPKVLEEKKGHSTLRRILSEENGEIWEDRVFSPILDDNGEVMYVMESVRDVTRLKVLEKALRETKEFLERAVESSACAIVAASRNGKILFMNPAAEKLFGYSVAEMVDKESVENLYPPGVARAIMKKLRDETLGGKGKLPSTTIKILNANSEEIPAEITASIMYEDGQEIATMGIFNDLREKIAVEQKLKQAQEQLAQSEKLASLGQLAAGVAHEINNPLGGILLYANSILEQMTDDNPFREDLEYVIEDANRCKEIVKSLLAYSRQTSPIREFIQFNDLLEQSLMLIRDQAIFRNIQVIRELSDDMMLVHVDKNHLTQVCINLIMNAIGAMNGEGTLLFRSYRDKPAKKAYLEIEDTGCGIPEENLSKIFDPFFTTKEPGKGTGLGLSTAYGIVQENGGNISVKQTSPHGTTFLLELPLFVPADNSSSIPLEPADSPVKDV; translated from the coding sequence ATGGCTGGAACGAACGACTGTGTTTCAAATCATTCCGACTGGAGGGTGCGGGTCTTTGATTCGCTCTCCCTGCCGACTCTCATTCTGGGCAAAGACAAAGTAATCGTTTATGCAAACGAGGTAGCGGTCAAGAAATTCGGTATGCCCGTGGGAGAATTGATGGGGAAAAGCTGTCATCAGGTGTTTTACAATTCCAAAGACCCGTGTTCGCCCAATATCTGCCCCTTGCCGAAGGTCCTGGAAGAAAAGAAAGGGCATTCGACGCTGAGAAGGATTCTCTCCGAAGAGAACGGAGAAATCTGGGAAGATCGCGTATTCTCTCCCATCCTCGACGATAATGGAGAAGTGATGTATGTCATGGAGAGCGTACGGGACGTAACCCGCCTGAAAGTGCTGGAGAAGGCGCTTAGAGAAACCAAGGAATTCCTGGAACGAGCCGTGGAAAGTTCAGCGTGCGCCATCGTGGCCGCAAGCCGCAACGGAAAGATATTGTTTATGAATCCCGCCGCTGAGAAACTCTTTGGATACAGCGTTGCCGAAATGGTGGATAAGGAATCCGTGGAAAACCTCTATCCGCCGGGGGTCGCCCGGGCCATCATGAAGAAGCTGCGGGACGAGACCTTGGGAGGCAAAGGGAAATTACCCAGCACGACGATTAAGATTCTAAATGCCAACAGTGAGGAAATACCCGCGGAAATCACGGCCTCCATCATGTACGAGGATGGGCAGGAAATCGCTACGATGGGCATCTTCAATGACCTTCGTGAAAAAATCGCTGTTGAACAGAAGCTGAAGCAAGCCCAGGAACAACTGGCGCAATCGGAAAAATTGGCGTCACTGGGCCAATTGGCCGCCGGAGTGGCCCATGAAATCAACAATCCTCTGGGTGGAATCCTTCTTTACGCGAACTCGATATTAGAGCAGATGACCGACGACAATCCATTCCGGGAAGACCTCGAGTACGTGATCGAAGACGCAAACCGATGCAAGGAGATTGTCAAGAGTCTCCTCGCGTACAGCCGGCAAACAAGCCCGATAAGGGAATTCATCCAATTCAATGACCTCTTGGAACAAAGTCTGATGCTTATTCGGGATCAGGCCATCTTCCGAAATATCCAAGTGATTCGAGAGCTTTCAGACGATATGATGCTTGTGCATGTGGACAAGAATCATCTTACTCAAGTGTGTATTAATCTGATCATGAATGCGATCGGCGCCATGAATGGAGAGGGAACATTGCTATTCAGGAGTTACCGGGACAAACCCGCCAAGAAAGCATATCTGGAAATAGAAGATACGGGATGCGGGATCCCCGAAGAGAATTTGTCCAAGATTTTTGATCCATTTTTCACCACAAAGGAGCCGGGAAAAGGGACGGGACTAGGACTCAGCACGGCATATGGAATCGTGCAGGAGAATGGAGGAAACATTTCCGTGAAACAGACGAGCCCGCATGGAACAACATTTCTTCTTGAGCTGCCCCTCTTCGTGCCGGCTGACAACTCGAGTTCGATACCGCTCGAACCGGCGGATTCTCCGGTAAAGGATGTGTAA
- a CDS encoding response regulator, with protein sequence MISKPLVLVVDDDPDLVEAVSMKLESQSYRVKKAYDGVEAWDRIKEEKPALVILDVMMPRKDGYTLCNELKNDPDYEDIAVVLLTAVGSAVELTRYTHQDGMSTLADDFIPKPIDLEKLMGIVKENLA encoded by the coding sequence ATGATAAGTAAACCGCTCGTGCTGGTCGTGGATGACGATCCGGATCTTGTGGAAGCCGTATCCATGAAATTGGAGAGCCAGAGCTACCGTGTTAAGAAGGCGTACGACGGCGTCGAGGCTTGGGACCGGATCAAGGAAGAGAAGCCCGCGCTGGTGATTCTGGACGTGATGATGCCCAGGAAGGACGGATATACGCTGTGCAATGAACTCAAGAACGATCCGGACTACGAAGACATCGCCGTGGTGCTGCTCACTGCCGTGGGATCGGCGGTCGAACTGACCCGTTACACCCACCAGGACGGCATGTCAACTCTGGCCGATGACTTCATTCCCAAGCCGATCGATCTCGAAAAGCTTATGGGTATTGTCAAAGAAAACCTTGCGTGA
- a CDS encoding methylenetetrahydrofolate reductase, with protein sequence MKTDSILEKVLATGQLAVTSECGPPRGAVPEKIQRKAEILRGYVDAVNVTDNQTAVVRMSSLSACILLKQLGLNPILQMVTRDRNRLAMQSDILGAYAHSINTMLCLSGDHPCFGDHPSAANVYDLDSIQLIQTVRKMRDQGKFQGGDDIENPPKMFIGAAANPFADPFELRVARLAKKVKAGADFIQTQCIYNLDKFERWMQGVRDRGLHEKVAILAGVTPMKSAGMAKYMKNRVPGMDVPDDVVKRLSGVPKEKQPEEGITMCVETIQRLKEMEGVRGFHIMAIEWEEKVPEIVERAGLLPRPKV encoded by the coding sequence ATGAAAACAGATAGCATTTTGGAAAAAGTATTGGCAACGGGACAGCTTGCGGTAACGTCTGAATGCGGACCTCCCCGCGGCGCCGTACCGGAAAAAATCCAACGGAAAGCAGAGATACTGCGGGGCTATGTGGACGCGGTGAACGTTACCGACAACCAGACGGCCGTTGTCCGAATGTCCAGCTTGAGCGCCTGCATCCTGCTCAAGCAACTGGGGCTGAACCCGATACTCCAGATGGTCACTCGGGACCGTAACCGATTGGCCATGCAGTCGGATATCCTTGGCGCATACGCCCATTCAATCAATACGATGCTCTGCCTGTCGGGCGATCATCCCTGTTTTGGGGATCATCCCTCCGCAGCGAACGTCTACGACCTGGATTCCATTCAGCTCATTCAAACCGTGCGAAAAATGCGGGATCAAGGAAAATTCCAGGGCGGAGACGACATCGAGAACCCTCCCAAAATGTTCATCGGGGCTGCAGCCAACCCGTTCGCGGACCCGTTCGAACTCCGGGTGGCCCGCCTCGCCAAGAAAGTGAAAGCAGGCGCTGATTTCATTCAGACTCAATGCATTTACAATCTGGACAAATTCGAGCGGTGGATGCAAGGTGTTCGGGATCGCGGCTTACACGAGAAAGTGGCTATCCTGGCCGGGGTCACTCCAATGAAATCGGCGGGCATGGCGAAATACATGAAAAACAGAGTGCCGGGCATGGACGTCCCCGACGATGTCGTGAAGCGGCTGTCAGGCGTGCCGAAGGAAAAACAGCCGGAAGAAGGGATTACCATGTGCGTCGAGACCATACAACGTCTCAAGGAAATGGAGGGTGTCCGGGGATTCCACATCATGGCCATCGAATGGGAAGAAAAGGTGCCCGAAATCGTGGAGCGGGCAGGACTTTTGCCCAGGCCGAAAGTCTAA
- a CDS encoding methylenetetrahydrofolate reductase C-terminal domain-containing protein — MITAESKPIDEIIEYIRPYRRIILAGCNECVTVCAAGGRKEVGILSSVLQMARMKSGEPLDVTEITLERQCDPEYVEELAPIIDRAEAVVSMACGCGVQEVARRFKNLPVFPAVNTKFMGASERQGVWAERCQGCGECVLAVTGGICPIARCSKRLLNGPCGGSTHGKCEINPDTDCAWQLIWDRLNALGLQDRYEDIMEAKDWRTSRDGGPRKIIKEDLA, encoded by the coding sequence ATGATTACAGCCGAGTCAAAACCCATTGACGAAATCATCGAATATATACGGCCGTACCGGCGGATCATCCTGGCGGGATGCAACGAGTGCGTCACTGTTTGCGCTGCCGGAGGCCGCAAGGAAGTGGGCATTCTCTCTTCTGTTCTCCAAATGGCGCGCATGAAAAGCGGGGAGCCCCTCGACGTCACGGAAATCACGTTGGAAAGACAATGCGATCCCGAATACGTGGAAGAATTGGCTCCCATTATCGATCGGGCGGAAGCCGTGGTTTCCATGGCCTGCGGCTGCGGAGTGCAGGAAGTGGCCCGGCGGTTTAAGAACCTGCCGGTGTTTCCCGCGGTCAACACCAAGTTCATGGGCGCCTCGGAGCGCCAGGGCGTTTGGGCCGAGCGCTGTCAAGGGTGCGGGGAATGCGTCCTTGCAGTCACCGGAGGCATATGCCCCATTGCCCGGTGTTCCAAACGTCTGCTCAACGGCCCCTGTGGCGGATCCACCCACGGCAAATGCGAAATCAATCCAGATACGGACTGCGCGTGGCAGTTGATTTGGGACCGTTTGAATGCATTAGGACTCCAAGATCGGTACGAAGACATTATGGAAGCAAAAGACTGGCGCACGAGCCGGGACGGCGGCCCTCGCAAGATCATTAAAGAGGATTTGGCGTGA
- a CDS encoding hydrogenase iron-sulfur subunit: MEHFEPVIVAFCCHYCAYTAADMAGTMRMTYPPNVKIVRVPCTGKVDTLHILRSLQKGADGVLVEGCLEGDCHFKVGNIRAAQRVKQAQKMVDEIGIGGERIEMTTMSAGMGGRFAHTVKEFTEKVRAMGPNPIKKFVEKNIRAAAGS; this comes from the coding sequence ATGGAACACTTCGAACCGGTTATTGTAGCGTTTTGTTGCCATTATTGCGCATACACAGCCGCGGATATGGCGGGAACCATGAGAATGACCTACCCCCCGAATGTAAAAATCGTTCGCGTCCCATGTACGGGGAAAGTCGACACGCTCCATATCCTTCGATCGCTGCAGAAAGGGGCGGACGGCGTCCTCGTAGAAGGCTGTCTAGAAGGTGACTGCCATTTCAAAGTCGGCAATATCCGGGCGGCTCAACGTGTGAAGCAGGCGCAAAAGATGGTGGACGAGATCGGCATCGGTGGGGAACGAATCGAAATGACCACAATGTCTGCGGGGATGGGCGGTCGATTTGCTCACACCGTGAAGGAATTTACAGAAAAGGTCCGTGCCATGGGCCCAAATCCCATCAAGAAATTCGTAGAAAAGAACATTCGGGCGGCTGCGGGTTCGTAG
- a CDS encoding methylenetetrahydrofolate reductase: protein MSFHKRLSSGEFVVLAEMDTPKGVDISEFVINARRLKGRVDAVTIPDMGNGVMRMTALGGGVLMQQQGMEAIIHVCCRDRNQIALQGELLSAYALGIQNLIVDRGEDLTLGDHIDAKPVKDLDELGLLGAMQALQKGADLSGIVLNGKPSFIVGCTIAPFGDEKALDTELEIARKKVEKGACFFISPPVFDPEQFLFLKERARDLNVPIIPTVILLKSVGMARYMTANLPGVKIAENTINRIRRASDRILECFRIAGETISALRESAQGVKIVTLGWEHRIPGILDSAGL from the coding sequence ATGAGTTTCCACAAGCGACTATCTTCAGGCGAATTTGTAGTACTTGCCGAAATGGATACGCCCAAAGGCGTGGACATCTCCGAGTTTGTCATCAACGCCCGCAGGCTGAAGGGACGAGTTGACGCCGTTACAATTCCTGACATGGGAAACGGCGTAATGAGAATGACCGCTTTAGGGGGCGGCGTCTTGATGCAACAGCAAGGAATGGAAGCCATCATACACGTCTGCTGCCGCGATCGGAATCAAATCGCCCTTCAAGGGGAACTGCTTTCGGCGTACGCACTCGGCATACAAAATCTCATCGTGGACCGCGGTGAAGACTTGACATTGGGAGATCATATCGACGCGAAACCGGTCAAGGACCTCGATGAACTAGGGCTTCTCGGCGCCATGCAGGCCCTGCAGAAAGGCGCCGATCTATCCGGCATTGTTCTCAACGGCAAACCGAGTTTTATCGTCGGCTGCACCATCGCGCCGTTCGGGGACGAGAAAGCCTTGGACACCGAACTCGAGATAGCTCGAAAAAAGGTGGAAAAGGGAGCGTGCTTTTTCATCTCTCCGCCCGTTTTCGATCCGGAGCAGTTCCTCTTCCTCAAAGAGCGAGCGCGTGACCTTAACGTACCGATCATTCCCACGGTGATCTTACTGAAATCCGTCGGTATGGCCCGATACATGACCGCGAATCTCCCCGGAGTAAAGATCGCGGAAAATACCATCAACCGGATCCGGCGGGCTTCCGACCGTATACTGGAGTGTTTCCGCATTGCCGGAGAGACAATCTCGGCTCTGAGAGAATCCGCTCAGGGAGTGAAAATTGTAACCCTGGGCTGGGAACATCGGATCCCCGGCATATTGGATAGCGCGGGTCTGTAA